Below is a window of Gemmatimonadota bacterium DNA.
ATCTCCGTTTTACCCAGGGTCTCAATCAGACTTTGAGATGCGAACAAGATAGGAGATAGGGTATCCACCTTTGGCTTGCCGATGGTGTAGGAGATCTCATACTGCGTGCTGCCAAAATCGTCGCGCTGGAGATCGTACAGTTCCAGATAGATAAACACCGGTTCAGATGGTGAAAATGTGCGGACAGGGTTGGGGGTGATGAGCAGATCGTCACGGCTTTCTGGCAATGCTTTCTTCACTTGAATATTGCTGCCGACGAGCAGATCACTCAGGTGAAAGGTCTCCTGGCCATACAAGAACGGTTTCTCATCGCGTGCCACACCAATTAGACCAGATGTTTGATCCAACAATTCTACCGAAAAATGATAGCGTCCCTGGGGGACAGACAATGTGCGCGAGACCAACAGGTGATCATTGCGATGGCGTGTAGCGGCGTTTGAGGCTGGTTTCTGTGGTGGCAAAGTGAGGGTCCTGGATTGGCGATCACTATACATATCATTCCACTGCTGATCAAAGAAGAAGACGCCGTCCCAAAAATTCACCTTGCCTGTTTCAGGATCTTCTGTTAATCGGTCTTTTGGAATCATATAGCTGAGTTCGACGCGCACGCTGTCTCGTTCTTCAAAGGCAGCGATCTGATAGGGGAGGGTGTATTTTCGATTGAGATACGGATCGACAAATCGCTGTGCTATTTTTTTAAATATGTGATGCGAGGCTTCTGTCAATGTACGTGGTGCAAAGGAAGCCAGTGATCTTCGTCTCATAGCAAACGGTCGTACTCCCGCAGTATCAGCATATGATAACAACCGCTCAAACGTAAAGGCACTGATTTCTACTGTAGGGACCAGACTTGGGGTCTTGACCGTAGCACCGCCGCAAAAATGCCAGATATCATCCGTAGTACCACAAAATTTGATCTGAAAGTTTTCGTAATACCAGAACTCCACCATTGCGGAGTTGAAGACCTCTTTAGAATCCCATGTCGCTTTATAGGCTGTCATACGACGTCTATATCTTCCAAATTTGATATAAGTCTTCCCCATATCTGTCTGCCAGCCCTCAACATCATCTAAAAATCTCCTGAATCGCAAATTTGAGTATGCCATACGACCAAAGTGTGCCATCTTTCTTTCATTAAAATCAGACAAATAAAGTGGATCCTGGCGCTTCCAAAACATCTCGCGTTCCAATAATTCATCAATCGTCTGCGTCATATCGCGGGATGCATGATCTTCCTGGGACACAAGCAGGTCAATAGATTCGAGCAACTCGCGCTCTTCAACACTCATCAAGCCAAGAGCGCGTTGATAATAGTTATGGGATTTATTGAACTCGCCAATCTGATAGGCAGCAAGCCCACAGAATAATAGTGCATTTTTGTCATCTGGATATTGTGCGCGCAGGGCTTGCATCAGGGCATGGAAGGCATCCCAGTATTTATCTTCAAAGTAAAGTATGCCCAACAAATAATAGGGTTGCTGATTGGTCCCATCCAATTGGATGCTTTTTCGCAAGACCTGGAGTGCCTCTTGTTTGGCTTCCTCGGCAAAGATATTGAAATCTTTTATTTTGCGCCTCATTGCCATTGTCCTGTAATATTTTATACTGGACCCCAGGTCCATTGAACGATGTGCAGCCCTTCTATCCTTCTGTGACAGGAAATCATACACCCAGAACATACCCAGACTATTGAGGACATCCGTATTTTTCGGATGCTTTTTCATCACGTTCTTGAATTGGTTCAATGCCCGAAATCGAAAGCTCTGTGTCCACCAGATTTTTCCGCGTGTCAGCCGGTATTCAGCATTGTTGGGATCTCTTGAGATTGCCTGCTGTATCATTCGCATTGCACGCTGTCGGCCATTTACGCTGTCGCCCCGCAGATGCAGTTTGGCCAATTCGTTATATGCAGGCGCATAATCTCTGTCTTTGGAAATAATCTCCTCGAAGGTCTTGATGCTTTTCTCCCGACTCACCTTGCCGACTTGTTGCTCTGCCATGTGAAATAGTGAGTCTATTGTTGTTTCGCCTTTGGACGAGCCGAAACTTAAGAGGCACGTCAGTGCGATCAATCCGATATGAGTTGTAAATCGCATTGTTATTCCCTTCAAAAGGGAGTGGTCTTTTTATGAATCCGAATGATGTTATGCGAAATAATTAGCACATGAAGAAAAATATCCTATTAAAAATTCGCTGTCAAGCCCAAATAGCGAAATAATTAGCAATGATTTTTTTGCACAGGAGGTTGAAGTTGACTCAAAAATAAAAACCGCCCGTTGTTACCGGGCGGTTGAATGGGTATTAGAAACTCAAATTGAAGCAGGAGATTTAGTTTGTATCTAATAACTTCTTCACAGCCGCTTCTGTGCGATCATCACGCAGCTTCAGCGCGTTGATGACGCCGTTTTTATCTACCAGAAATACCGATGGGATGCCCCATACACCGTAGGATTTTGCTATTGTCCGCGCCTTATCTTCGTCAAATACTTGCACATAGCTCAACTTTTCTTCTTTGACAAAATCTCGCAGTGCTTGCTCATCGTAATCCAAACTCACGCCTACGACTTCCAGGCCCTGATCTCGATAGGTTTCGGCAATGCTTTTAATTGCTGGAATTTCATCGACGCACGGAGGACACCACGTTGCCCAAAAGTCGATCAACACGGCTTTTTTGTCCCGGTAATCTGCGAGTCGGAAGGTTGAACCATTTAGTCGCTTGGCCTCAAATTCAGGGGCTATATCTCCCACGCTCAAAGTCGGGCGTTCCTCCATTTCCAATGTCGCCATATAACTCAATTCTTTTTTATTTGTCAGATCAATAGTATCGACTTTGCTCCATCGTTTTCCTCCAGAATCGGGGTTGTCCATTTTGTGAAGAGAAATGGCAATCCGCCCAGAAGGTAGATC
It encodes the following:
- a CDS encoding GWxTD domain-containing protein: MRFTTHIGLIALTCLLSFGSSKGETTIDSLFHMAEQQVGKVSREKSIKTFEEIISKDRDYAPAYNELAKLHLRGDSVNGRQRAMRMIQQAISRDPNNAEYRLTRGKIWWTQSFRFRALNQFKNVMKKHPKNTDVLNSLGMFWVYDFLSQKDRRAAHRSMDLGSSIKYYRTMAMRRKIKDFNIFAEEAKQEALQVLRKSIQLDGTNQQPYYLLGILYFEDKYWDAFHALMQALRAQYPDDKNALLFCGLAAYQIGEFNKSHNYYQRALGLMSVEERELLESIDLLVSQEDHASRDMTQTIDELLEREMFWKRQDPLYLSDFNERKMAHFGRMAYSNLRFRRFLDDVEGWQTDMGKTYIKFGRYRRRMTAYKATWDSKEVFNSAMVEFWYYENFQIKFCGTTDDIWHFCGGATVKTPSLVPTVEISAFTFERLLSYADTAGVRPFAMRRRSLASFAPRTLTEASHHIFKKIAQRFVDPYLNRKYTLPYQIAAFEERDSVRVELSYMIPKDRLTEDPETGKVNFWDGVFFFDQQWNDMYSDRQSRTLTLPPQKPASNAATRHRNDHLLVSRTLSVPQGRYHFSVELLDQTSGLIGVARDEKPFLYGQETFHLSDLLVGSNIQVKKALPESRDDLLITPNPVRTFSPSEPVFIYLELYDLQRDDFGSTQYEISYTIGKPKVDTLSPILFASQSLIETLGKTEIDLRSGQIAEAQGLQTGRSEDSEVGSSAFADSLMLGETKVYTSGGQVHHIPAEGLKIKRSKDGDLTRTVTASYEGNREDDFTYLQIDVNQVPEGIYQLTVLAKDKKTEQTDRRYVYFRIVE